TTTATTTGGGATCACTCCAGTTTGTTTGATTGTGGCATGAACTTAGTGTgatagtttaatttattttcagttttgcaattttattcagttttataaAGTATGTCTTCGTTTTGCAGGATAGTTCCAAGACATTGCAGGTTGAAACATATGTTTGGGTTAACAAGAGGGATCCAGATTTACATGGGGAATGGGACTTTGAGGTAAATTTGTGAGCTCATATCTGCCTCTCCCTTCGTTGCTTGTTGTACTAATATATGAAGAAGGGATATACTTTTTTCCTGTCCCGTCTTcgtttcttttcattttgattGGACTGTGCATTTAGAAAATGCATTATGTTGCAGGGTTTATATCTACTTTTTTGGTTGCCTGATCTTAATCCCAAAGTAGGTGGTGGGATTTGGTAAAAAATTTACAAGCATATAATCTACATATCTCTGCCTGTGAGTAGACCAGGAACTGAACGTGTCTCTGCATCTGCGTATAATAGGATAGTGTGAGATCTAGAACAAAATTGTGGAAGATCCATGCATGGATTCAAACACAGGAATCTTGGCCTCTTACCATTCCTTCCGCAAGTGGTTCCAATAGAGTTTTGTTGTGGCTGTGTCATAAGTTACCAACATATAAAGTCTTTGTTTACTGTAGAAACAAAACCTACAATGTAATCGTAtataatttaggacttgttagGTATGTGTAATCTCTTACTTTTTTATGTTCTTTGAGCCATTTTGGTAAAAGTTCCTCTTTAttgcttttcttttcattctacATTTATACTCAATGAACTTGCTTCCTCGTAATGGCAAGAGTGCATGAGTTGATATTATTCCATTTGAAATCCTTCCCGATACCTCCCAAGGAGGCTCTGGTGCATCGGATCAACCAAAAAGGAAACTAGGGGAAAATATGCTATAGTACTGCTGTTCAACGGACAATGTTGAGAAAATTTGAGTTCTTGGGATTTTGGGTAtaacaaaatctgaaaaatctTGAGAGATTTAAAGGCTGACTATCAAACCTTCGAAAAGCTTCTCCATTGAACTCCAAAGACATCGGAGTCTATTGCCAAAGTTTAGGCCAACTTAAATTGATATCTTGTCTTCACCTTTAACAATTAAATCCATTTCTTGTGGTTTAATAGAGATAAACTTTTAAATACCCCAGATTGTATAgtctttattcttcttctttagatTATGTGCACccgaaattcaagaaaaaacaaGTGCACTTAACCCTTGCTGGATAACAGCAGTTCTCTAGCATGCCTCATGTTTCCATTGTGCTGCTTGATACTTTTGAGTTTCAACATCTATCTTCCAATAAGCCTTTACTAATTCTTCCacaattttttgatatataaaCAGTTTTcatttgagcttgaaaatattCATAGTTTTCTCCATCAATTGGACTAATGGAGTAACTTCGTTGCTGATTGTTCTGTAGTAGCTTCAGTGAgggattttatttttgtcacttTAGAGAATCAAAAAGTATGAATTCATATAGCTTCACCGAGCTTGCTTCGAGTTGAGGCACAGTTGTTTTACTTCAGTAAATGGGAGGATTGTGAGTAGGAACAATATTAGGGGCCCATAACCCTCATACCAAATTATGTGCATGTGTGTGTGCTAGCAGTGGCGGAACCACACTTGTCCAAGGGGTGTCAATTGACACCCTTTGTTGGAAATNTGGTTTAATAGAGATAAACTTTTAAATACCCCAGATGTATAgtctttattcttcttctttagattttgtgctcgagagagaattatAGAGAGTCAAAGTTGCTTCCTCTTAACTAATGTTCTGTAAAAGCAAGTCCTTAATTTTTTCTGTTGGCCTATGGAAATGCTTTGTAGGAATGGAAAGTGTTGCACAAGGGAGACTTCTTGAAAATGACAATGGAATTCAGTGAAGAAATGGAGCTACCTGAATCAAAAACCAGAGTGGCAACTTATGAATCCTTCTATGCACAGGAAGAGAACAAGTCCAAACCTTGATATAGCTGTAGTTGATAGCGGAGACAAAAACAATAGGTGATTTTTTCTCAAATGTTCTAGTCTTGGTGGACAGTGTTACCTGGTGCTTGTTGCTGGTGGAAATATTGTTAATAAAGCAACAAAGCCTAAGCCGCCTCCCCTCTTTATCCaccaaaagaaaatactaataaaTTATAGAGGGCAATTGAGCTCAGTAACATGGATATGTTCAGTTTGCACTGCAGAATATTGCTGCAATGCTTTTTTACCCTTTGGTTGCATAGGAGTGATTATTTTTCATCTTATGTTATTCATAGGACCATTTGTAGATAGTATTTTCCAAAAAAGAGTAGAATCTATTGTGCTTGTGCTctaactcttttttttgttcCCTCCCGATATCCCGTACCCATATTGGGTCCCTTATGAATCTGAATTCGTGTTGTGTACCATGACCTATTAAAGGTGGAacacttttaattataatttttctttatgtcTTGGACGAACCCAAAACATCTAATTATGAATAAAGAGATACTATCCATTCTATCACAATCTTCGGGTGGTACTTGTGCTCTAACTAAAGCAAATACATATGTGATTTAAGAATGGATTGAATCAATATGCAATTTCCTTGCctacataaatttatttataataaggGAAAATGTGTATCCAAGTGGTGTCGCTTTTGAAAGacttaaaattttcttttcgtCATTTCAATGTACCCGAAAATATATGAAGTACCAATAAGGATTGGTGTAGGAGTAAGTACTCTTTCATCCTTAACTAGAAGTCTCGAGTTTGAGTCCCTTTGGATACAAATTGATTTTGTTAGGGAGCACTTTACTGGACATCGAAACAAGTTATAAGTTGTTTTCGAAGTTTAAtaaattcaagttcaatttgaaaattttataaccAAACATTGATGTTCAAATAAAGTGGTTAGGTCACTCTTCTCTTCTATTGGGGACATGTGATTTAGACACCAGAGACATGTGATTATACAAGTTATGACACATATTTAGCTTATCGAAGACATGACCTTGAATAAGAATATTCTTCCTAAGTGATTAGGTCACTCTTCTCTTCTATTGGGGAAATAGCCAATTCCCTCACTTCAATTTTCAATGACTCAATATAATGCTCATTTGACTATCGCATAGGTAAAGTGTTTATCGTTGGATGAGACTAAAGTAGCACATTAGTAGATAGTAATGCATCGTTTCACTTTCCCACCGAATAAGCTTGGTGGTAGTTTGATGCACCAAACCTATTTCTTCTTTCATACTAATAGTATTTGCACTATTCTAGTATTTGTCTTTCAATTTCTATTACATATTATTTCTTGTACTGTGtattatcacattattttgttattattactgtctttttaaaataatattatgtaatATATCTCCTATTATTTGTTAGTATATCTTctttacttatatatttttctatgataTGGTTTCTTCTCTAAATTTAGTTTTTcacacaacttttttttttagaattatacattattggaagaaaaaaacatataaaataaaataaaaattggaaaattctcataatttcatctaaaaatttgTTTATCACAATACACCAACTTACCACCTTTTTCACATAAACCTTGTTCTCCAATGGCTTCCATCACTTTTCCATAGCTATACTTCAATGGCATCTTCTCCAATAACCTATGAAACTCACCAATACACTCTCCTCTTCTCTTCCTATGCTCTCCTTTTCTACTACTCAAACCCACTTCCCTTTCCTTCATACCTTCACCTTCACCTTCATTCCTTGCATCTCCCCAATCCCTCACTTTCTTCGCACCCACCAATATCGGACCCTTTTTCACTTGCTCCGCTATCACAAAGTTCATCAATATGTCTTCACAGTTGTTCTTTTCGTCTACTATGAGTTTCAGTTTCGAGTATTCTTTGTTGCATGTGTATTGATGGAGGTAATGGAAGTTTAAGATCATGAATTTTGTTAACATGATTGAGTATTTCTGGGTTTCCATTGTGTAGATCCAGGATTTATGTGTTAAGTCATAGTTATGAGATCTGACGAAGAATCCGATTAAGCGATCTGGGTTGGATTTCCAGATGTTGAAAGCGAAGTTTATTGAGTTTGTGTCCGGTTCGATATCGTCGTCGCAGATGAGGACGGATCGGGTGGTGATGGATGTGTGAGGGTGGAAACGGAGGTTGAGGCTGGAGGAAGGTTGACGGAGGATAGTGATTGGTGTTGCGCTGGCGGCGGAAAGGGAGAGGTTTTGGGAGAGATCTGAGAGGATTTGTGGCGGAGTTGAAGGGTTGCTCCAGAGGATGATGACAGCGGCTACGGAGGATGCGGCGGCGTAAGTGGCGGCGATTGAGTGGAGAAGTGGAATCCGATGTTCGGAGTAGCCGTTGATTAGTACCGTCGTTTGATCGGTTTGGAGTGATCGGAGATCCGCCGCCGGCCGGTTGCATGTGTCGGAAAGGCGTGGTAGTCCGGTTCGGAGTGAAAAGACGAAAAAGGGTATGGATAAGGTTATAATTACACGTAAGGAAAAAAGGGGGATTGACTTGTTCATTTTCAGAAGTTTTTAGCTGATAAGAGTCTGTTCTGTTATGGCAGTTAAAGGGAGTAATTTAGTGGCAATTTCGTGATTTTGTATACAAATAAGGTCATTTTGATACTCTTATCTGTTTAAGATTACATGGTTAACCCGAGCTCCCATTTAATCATAGATTTTATAGAGACAAGTAAGCAAGCGTTAGGCAAGTGCCAGTGGAGTAGGTTTATGTTAACGAGGAcaaatcatataattttgtatttgtcCGTTTTGAACACCGTCAAATAATTGCTCGATCTCTtgaaatttgataaatttaagtTTTTGAAATATGAACGGGCATTTTATTcgagaaaaaaattaagttttgtgaataaaagtattaaaaatcaGATTACTTTAGAAGAATCTCAGATTAAAACAAAAGTTTTCAAAGATAATACAAATTTACATAATACTTTATATTTAAACTTTCGGTATATATTGTTTTCCTATGTATTATCGATAATTAAAAACTCATTACTTATGAACTGATTAAACTTTAAATATCATCcaatttttggttatttttaaggaaaaactacataattagacATACGTAACtaccatatatacatatattatctatagtttaaaaatattactcttaataccattttttaataattatatcatatattttaaaaagttaaattagatatgatattgaataattatcttaaaat
The Solanum stenotomum isolate F172 unplaced genomic scaffold, ASM1918654v1 scaffold27263, whole genome shotgun sequence DNA segment above includes these coding regions:
- the LOC125851579 gene encoding glycosyltransferase family protein 64 C3, yielding MNKSIPLFSLRVIITLSIPFFVFSLRTGLPRLSDTCNRPAADLRSLQTDQTTVLINGYSEHRIPLLHSIAATYAAASSVAAVIILWSNPSTPPQILSDLSQNLSLSAASATPITILRQPSSSLNLRFHPHTSITTRSVLICDDDIEPDTNSINFAFNIWKSNPDRLIGFFVRSHNYDLTHKSWIYTMETQKYSIMLTKFMILNFHYLHQYTCNKEYSKLKLIVDEKNNCEDILMNFVIAEQVKKGPILVGAKKVRDWGDARNEGEGEGMKEREVGLSSRKGEHRKRRGECIGEFHRLLEKMPLKYSYGKVMEAIGEQGLCEKGGKLVYCDKQIFR